From the Saccharobesus litoralis genome, one window contains:
- the recD gene encoding exodeoxyribonuclease V subunit alpha produces the protein MENLDLFDDLPASPRSPQKELKAAQQNQQQSSAASCLVAQSYRHFGQAQAMLEAIQPIDYYLADKVVFCQRQQVPLNNISPAEFDLLFHTVVLLSEQLRCGHTCIYLSDYAQTTCWQSASWQKNNQDELAAKPGYTFPTMAIWQQVLQRLQLDLPALSTEQESLEADSHGSQERAQEKSQERSPDKSQISSPVNSQSSEAVKPQNGQLIVLEQQRVYLRRYWQFEVELAQALQQKRQLSFAIDLAKAQAILQALFPQSTQVIDWQQVAVANALNKGVAVICGGPGTGKTTTVVRLLAALISLQTADLKIAMAAPTGKAAQRLSESIINAKGKLSQVDPAIVSQIPEQAQTLHRLLGIRQQPHLVKYDQQRQLDCDLVLLDEASMVDLPLMVRLFRALPTHCRVIMLGDADQLPSVAAGSVLADIAPLPHQGYSQANASYIAQLTGSSVSGVANACDYLSQLKFSHRFKGDEGVGLLAKAVINGNVKDACALLASQRQDIYSSQTLDDQQLAHLVRTYLKPVFNADNVQTAFNALSQFRLLAAVRQGEQGVEQLNHKVESQLRRQGLIKRLAGYADNLYAGKPVMITENSYGLNLFNGDIGLLWLNQGKLMVAFEQADGIRWLSLARLPAYETVYAMTIHKTQGSEFTHVALVLPDKDSKVLSRELLYTGITRAKQTVQIYANDQVWHNSVTRKVERSSGLRDRLCLTENME, from the coding sequence ATGGAAAATCTTGATTTATTTGACGACTTACCGGCAAGCCCGCGTTCGCCGCAAAAAGAACTGAAAGCAGCACAGCAAAATCAGCAACAATCATCAGCGGCAAGTTGTTTAGTGGCACAAAGTTATCGTCATTTTGGCCAAGCACAAGCGATGTTGGAAGCGATTCAGCCAATTGATTATTATTTGGCAGACAAGGTGGTGTTTTGTCAACGCCAGCAAGTGCCACTTAACAACATAAGCCCGGCCGAGTTTGATTTATTGTTTCATACCGTGGTGTTGTTGTCTGAGCAGTTACGTTGTGGTCACACTTGTATTTATTTAAGTGATTACGCACAAACAACGTGTTGGCAAAGTGCCAGTTGGCAGAAAAATAATCAGGATGAGTTAGCAGCAAAGCCGGGTTATACGTTTCCCACTATGGCGATTTGGCAACAGGTTTTGCAACGCCTACAGTTAGATTTACCGGCTTTGTCTACAGAGCAGGAGTCATTAGAAGCGGATAGCCACGGATCACAAGAGAGAGCGCAAGAGAAATCACAAGAGAGATCGCCAGATAAATCGCAAATTAGTTCGCCAGTTAATTCGCAGAGCTCAGAGGCAGTAAAACCACAAAATGGCCAATTGATTGTGCTTGAACAGCAGCGGGTTTATTTACGCCGTTATTGGCAATTTGAAGTTGAACTAGCTCAAGCTTTGCAACAAAAACGCCAGTTAAGCTTTGCGATTGATCTCGCTAAAGCTCAGGCTATTTTACAGGCGCTTTTTCCTCAATCAACACAAGTTATTGATTGGCAACAAGTCGCGGTAGCCAATGCGTTAAACAAAGGGGTGGCTGTGATCTGTGGTGGCCCAGGTACAGGTAAAACCACGACGGTTGTCCGTTTGTTAGCGGCGCTAATTAGCTTACAAACGGCAGATTTAAAAATTGCCATGGCTGCGCCTACTGGTAAAGCGGCACAACGCTTATCTGAATCTATCATTAATGCCAAAGGTAAATTAAGCCAAGTTGATCCGGCAATTGTCAGTCAAATTCCTGAACAAGCCCAAACCTTGCACCGCTTATTGGGGATCCGCCAGCAGCCGCATCTAGTTAAGTACGACCAACAGCGGCAGTTAGACTGTGATCTCGTGTTGCTTGATGAAGCCTCTATGGTCGATTTACCACTAATGGTTAGGCTTTTTCGGGCTTTGCCAACACATTGTCGCGTGATTATGTTAGGCGATGCGGATCAACTTCCTTCGGTTGCCGCAGGCTCGGTATTAGCGGATATCGCCCCGCTACCGCATCAAGGCTATAGTCAAGCTAATGCCAGCTATATTGCGCAACTCACCGGCTCGTCAGTCAGCGGCGTAGCCAATGCATGTGACTATTTAAGCCAATTAAAATTCAGTCATCGTTTTAAAGGTGATGAAGGCGTCGGCCTGCTAGCCAAAGCCGTGATAAATGGCAATGTAAAAGACGCGTGTGCTTTATTAGCCAGCCAACGGCAAGATATTTACAGCAGCCAAACTTTGGATGATCAGCAATTAGCCCATCTTGTACGGACCTATTTAAAACCTGTGTTTAATGCTGACAACGTGCAAACTGCATTTAATGCTTTGAGTCAATTTCGACTATTGGCTGCCGTGCGCCAAGGGGAGCAAGGCGTTGAACAGCTTAATCATAAAGTGGAAAGTCAGCTAAGGCGTCAAGGCTTAATTAAGCGTTTAGCTGGTTACGCAGATAATTTATATGCCGGTAAGCCGGTGATGATCACCGAGAACAGCTATGGTTTAAATTTGTTTAACGGTGACATTGGCCTATTGTGGCTAAATCAAGGCAAATTAATGGTGGCGTTTGAACAAGCCGATGGCATTCGCTGGTTAAGTTTAGCGCGCTTACCTGCCTACGAAACCGTATACGCCATGACCATTCATAAAACTCAAGGCTCAGAGTTCACCCATGTTGCGTTAGTATTGCCAGATAAGGACTCAAAAGTGTTGTCGCGCGAGCTGCTTTACACAGGTATCACCCGCGCCAAACAAACCGTGCAAATCTATGCCAATGATCAGGTATGGCACAATAGTGTTACTCGCAAAGTAGAACGCAGCTCGGGGTTAAGAGATAGGTTGTGTTTAACTGAAAATATGGAATAA
- the recC gene encoding exodeoxyribonuclease V subunit gamma codes for MFNIYLSNRLENLSLMLGKVLQHTSDSTFEKQHILVQHKGMQHWLLMQLAEQNGIAMNIAFEPPVGAIWSILRELDPSLTKDSPYKANILSWRIYDLLSSKQVVADSAFQQANDYWQNEPINKLQGQKRFQLAKVLADLYEQYQIYRPDWILAWSQGEFAVTGNSEWQAKLWYYLIQQEPRHPVAEMQRLINVIKQKTEFRPKQRVLFGFNSLPPLWLDFFVTLAEKQEMHLFLLSPCNEFWQDIQSEKRIARQRVKHLDLADGIDKHFYELGNPLLAALGQQGQAFLRLLYDRPQYELAAFELTEASHLLSQVQNHVLQMQEPQAGLVTDVNDQSINVVSCHSALREVQHLHDWLLQQMELDPSLTPKDVLVMCPSVEDYAPYIEAVFTRARFALSDSLRIPCSIADRSFSSNMTFVQLFTQTLQLPDSRFAVSQVIEMTRSPLVQAKFDWQEADIETLLPWLKNAAIHWGLDGQQKGMFALPESQQFTWLAGLEKLLLGFAYSDATHVFGDTVALPDVEGDLGVLLGKLMWFIDVLRNHMQQLSQPRDAKTWSEYLLSLLDDLFVDEQQGYEYRVVQNAIVDLVKWTQDAGFAGEFDLGVVQAYFDISFNQPMQSQHFMTGQVTFCSLIPMRSIPFKVIALLGMNDGDFPRQKSVNSLDLLAQDQPRLGDRSRRGDDRYLFLECLLSARDKLYISYQGRQIKDNSERQPSNVVIELIDYLEKYHAWSPSRIQQTPLHPFSASNYVSSYVSSHVSTRAQQAADTNIDIASDGEPAANLVDKSVDKPVGKSLQSYESGWLNLLKLPQQEHDQLSASNITLPTVSEPCLYVDLEDLIRFYAEPSRYFANKVLNLYLANGSQELQDSEPFAVDYLQRYQVQNDLVAFNINTAQGQVQQGYADEYIQIVKQAGHLPDNALAQQAVNDWQAVATDFAQSVLAQESCVTQLTDLQLSLTSQQQTEFVLSAGLPLVSGALLNFENTPDSGITADSRQVFWRLADAKGKDKLRLWLSHLMANSQQNVSTLGYYRSSKDIATRIEFAPLDNEVALDQLSRLINGFELGLSQPLLVDVAIAEQYFTKDRKGQLKVMTQEAWQALWQGNQFVSGLYDSPYRQHFWPQIPAWTDELVWQIAELYQDMFALMQIQQEAC; via the coding sequence TTGTTTAATATTTACCTTTCCAATCGCCTTGAAAACTTAAGCCTAATGTTAGGCAAAGTATTACAACACACCTCTGACTCAACTTTCGAAAAACAGCATATTTTAGTGCAGCATAAAGGTATGCAGCATTGGTTGTTAATGCAGTTGGCTGAGCAAAATGGCATTGCCATGAATATTGCGTTTGAACCGCCCGTTGGCGCGATATGGTCAATATTACGCGAGCTTGACCCCAGCTTAACTAAAGATTCCCCTTATAAAGCCAACATACTTAGTTGGCGTATTTATGATTTATTAAGTTCAAAGCAAGTTGTAGCGGATAGTGCTTTTCAGCAAGCGAATGACTACTGGCAAAACGAGCCTATTAACAAGTTGCAAGGACAAAAGCGTTTTCAGTTGGCCAAGGTATTAGCTGATTTATACGAGCAATATCAAATTTATCGTCCTGACTGGATCTTAGCTTGGAGCCAAGGCGAATTTGCGGTGACCGGAAACAGCGAATGGCAAGCCAAATTATGGTATTACCTTATTCAACAAGAGCCGCGTCATCCGGTTGCTGAAATGCAGCGTTTGATCAACGTGATCAAGCAAAAAACTGAATTTAGACCCAAACAACGAGTATTGTTTGGCTTTAATAGCTTACCGCCATTATGGCTAGATTTTTTTGTCACCTTGGCTGAAAAGCAAGAAATGCATTTATTTTTGCTCAGCCCTTGTAACGAATTTTGGCAAGATATTCAAAGTGAAAAACGCATTGCGCGGCAACGGGTTAAACATCTGGATCTTGCCGATGGTATCGACAAACACTTTTATGAGCTGGGCAACCCGTTATTAGCGGCATTAGGTCAACAAGGACAGGCGTTTTTACGCTTACTGTATGATAGACCTCAGTATGAACTCGCGGCATTTGAGCTGACAGAAGCGTCACATTTGTTAAGCCAAGTGCAAAATCATGTTTTACAAATGCAAGAGCCGCAAGCTGGACTGGTGACGGATGTCAACGACCAATCTATCAATGTGGTGTCTTGTCACAGTGCGTTGCGCGAAGTACAGCATTTACACGATTGGTTGTTACAACAAATGGAGCTTGATCCGAGTCTCACGCCAAAAGACGTATTGGTTATGTGCCCGTCAGTGGAGGATTATGCGCCTTACATTGAAGCTGTATTTACCCGCGCCCGTTTTGCTTTGAGTGATAGCCTGCGTATCCCTTGTTCTATCGCTGATCGTAGCTTTTCATCTAACATGACTTTTGTGCAGTTGTTTACCCAAACGTTGCAATTGCCAGACAGCCGTTTTGCGGTTAGCCAAGTGATAGAAATGACCCGTTCGCCATTAGTGCAAGCCAAGTTTGATTGGCAAGAGGCGGATATTGAAACCTTGCTGCCTTGGTTAAAAAATGCGGCGATCCACTGGGGGTTAGACGGTCAACAAAAAGGGATGTTTGCCTTACCTGAAAGCCAGCAGTTCACTTGGTTAGCAGGCTTAGAAAAACTCTTGTTAGGTTTTGCCTATAGCGATGCGACTCATGTATTTGGCGACACAGTCGCTTTGCCAGATGTTGAAGGCGATTTAGGTGTTCTGCTAGGCAAGTTGATGTGGTTTATTGATGTGTTGCGCAACCATATGCAACAACTGTCGCAGCCGCGCGATGCTAAAACTTGGTCGGAGTATTTATTGTCCTTGTTAGACGACCTGTTTGTTGATGAACAACAGGGGTACGAATATCGCGTTGTGCAAAATGCCATTGTTGATTTAGTTAAATGGACGCAAGATGCAGGCTTTGCTGGTGAGTTTGATTTAGGTGTAGTGCAAGCCTATTTTGACATTAGCTTTAACCAGCCTATGCAAAGTCAGCACTTTATGACAGGCCAAGTGACCTTTTGCTCGTTGATCCCCATGCGTAGTATTCCGTTTAAAGTTATCGCCTTGCTAGGCATGAACGACGGTGATTTTCCGCGGCAAAAGTCGGTTAACAGTTTAGATTTATTAGCGCAAGACCAACCTAGGTTAGGTGATCGCTCACGCCGTGGTGACGACAGATACTTGTTTTTAGAATGCTTATTATCAGCCCGCGATAAACTTTATATTAGCTATCAAGGTCGGCAAATCAAAGACAACAGCGAACGTCAGCCTTCCAATGTGGTGATTGAGTTAATTGATTATTTAGAAAAATATCATGCGTGGTCGCCATCACGAATTCAGCAAACACCATTACACCCATTTAGTGCCAGTAATTATGTTAGTAGCTATGTCAGTAGCCATGTCAGTACCCGAGCTCAACAAGCGGCTGATACTAATATTGATATAGCGAGTGACGGCGAGCCGGCGGCTAATTTAGTTGATAAATCAGTCGATAAACCCGTTGGCAAATCACTGCAAAGCTATGAATCGGGTTGGTTAAATTTACTTAAACTGCCTCAGCAAGAGCATGATCAACTTTCAGCAAGCAATATTACCTTGCCAACCGTCAGCGAACCTTGTTTGTATGTTGATCTGGAAGATTTAATTCGTTTTTATGCTGAGCCGAGTCGTTATTTTGCCAACAAGGTGTTAAACCTGTACTTGGCAAACGGCAGTCAAGAACTGCAAGACAGCGAGCCATTTGCCGTTGATTACTTACAACGTTATCAAGTACAAAATGATTTAGTGGCGTTCAATATCAATACGGCGCAAGGCCAAGTTCAACAGGGATATGCCGACGAGTATATACAAATTGTTAAACAAGCTGGCCACTTGCCCGACAATGCGTTAGCGCAACAAGCGGTGAACGATTGGCAAGCCGTCGCTACTGACTTTGCGCAAAGTGTATTGGCGCAGGAGTCATGCGTAACGCAATTGACGGATCTGCAGTTATCCCTCACTAGCCAACAGCAAACTGAGTTTGTGTTAAGCGCGGGTTTACCTTTAGTAAGCGGTGCGCTGCTTAATTTTGAAAACACCCCAGACAGCGGTATAACCGCCGATAGTCGCCAAGTGTTCTGGCGTTTAGCCGATGCCAAAGGTAAAGATAAATTACGCCTGTGGCTGAGCCACTTAATGGCTAACAGCCAACAAAATGTCAGTACCTTAGGCTATTATCGCAGCAGTAAAGATATCGCGACCCGTATTGAATTTGCGCCATTGGATAACGAGGTTGCGCTAGATCAATTGAGCCGATTAATTAATGGCTTTGAGTTAGGCTTAAGCCAGCCTTTGTTAGTGGATGTAGCCATTGCCGAACAGTATTTTACTAAAGATCGCAAAGGTCAGCTTAAAGTCATGACGCAAGAAGCTTGGCAAGCATTGTGGCAAGGCAATCAATTTGTCTCTGGTTTATATGACAGTCCTTATCGTCAACACTTTTGGCCGCAGATCCCAGCGTGGACAGATGAACTGGTTTGGCAGATAGCTGAGCTTTATCAAGACATGTTTGCCTTAATGCAAATTCAACAGGAGGCTTGCTAA
- a CDS encoding DUF6807 family protein, whose product MGLFVVRCYPFWGVILGGSLISQAAASEYTWLERDGVIALMQGKRTVWALNYGAQVAKPYFHPLSLQDGSVITRYEPHSPEHPWHKGLWFSFKYINGVNYWEENKQTGKSDGLTQVTSHHFFKHPDNSATLILHLQYRPHHDAADALIFEQRTLFISAQDASGRMNIDWLSHFTALADVTLDRTPLPSEHNGKVWGKAWGGYAGLSMRFAPKLKQNKADNWQFSAPIQSQLLTQAKLEGTQLHATQNQWMYYGGAKGGLAIFDHVRNSSQTASWYVAPNMSYFSPAFLFKRPLSYAAGQTWQLSYRVSIYSQPRTPEQLAMDDRQYRLLIAD is encoded by the coding sequence GTGGGGTTATTTGTTGTGCGTTGTTATCCGTTTTGGGGTGTAATACTTGGCGGTTCTTTAATCAGTCAGGCTGCTGCTAGTGAGTACACTTGGCTTGAGCGTGACGGGGTTATTGCCTTAATGCAAGGTAAGCGCACCGTTTGGGCATTAAATTATGGTGCTCAAGTTGCTAAGCCGTATTTTCATCCGCTGAGCTTACAAGATGGCTCTGTCATAACGCGGTACGAGCCGCACTCGCCTGAGCACCCTTGGCATAAAGGTTTGTGGTTTAGTTTTAAATATATTAACGGCGTGAATTACTGGGAAGAAAATAAGCAAACAGGCAAATCAGACGGGTTAACTCAAGTTACCTCTCATCATTTTTTTAAGCATCCGGATAACAGTGCTACTTTAATTTTACATTTGCAATATCGACCTCACCATGACGCAGCAGATGCGCTTATTTTTGAACAAAGAACCTTATTTATCTCGGCACAAGATGCGTCAGGGCGGATGAATATTGATTGGCTGTCTCACTTTACCGCCTTAGCCGATGTCACCTTGGATCGCACTCCATTGCCTAGTGAACATAATGGCAAAGTTTGGGGCAAAGCTTGGGGTGGTTACGCTGGTTTATCAATGCGCTTTGCGCCAAAGCTTAAACAAAACAAAGCGGATAATTGGCAATTTTCTGCGCCAATACAAAGCCAATTACTGACTCAAGCTAAGCTAGAGGGGACGCAACTGCACGCAACTCAAAACCAATGGATGTATTATGGCGGTGCTAAAGGTGGCTTGGCGATTTTTGATCATGTTCGTAATTCTTCACAGACGGCAAGCTGGTATGTGGCTCCGAACATGTCTTATTTTAGTCCTGCTTTTTTGTTTAAACGACCGTTGTCCTATGCAGCGGGCCAAACTTGGCAGTTGAGTTACCGAGTCAGTATTTATAGCCAGCCTAGAACACCTGAGCAACTGGCGATGGATGATCGCCAATATCGTTTATTAATCGCTGACTAG
- a CDS encoding UvrD-helicase domain-containing protein, translated as MTSSPLAYLQVESLPLSGRHLIEASAGTGKTYNITRLYLRLLLEKQLTVEEILVVTFTQAATEELKGRIGKELRAALSHWQKPVSELEPVFAKLVQTVPEQEAKARIELALLHLDEAAIYTIHGFCSKALAEYNLLAGLSFDMQLATDTRKMLIQVIEDQYRRINLEPQTLQLLLEMAPDAQRFLAKFQRLISDNSPIENNSPTTVIDDAIARQQTTYQTLLDNQALIEQELVNGVKDQDKHQAAWRELLAYFANSTNLTELKTSLDRQSVASLPPLSKAIKDFMHGRRFTRKADDIKQNLKACFDLVKEFEAKVIKRLGDDICTAQKNQLAARLILAIRQQMADNKRQQGVMDFNDLILHLAHSLALQPEPNSLPKTQQNPQQSSQRVQDADNTFAQLLNRQYPAILVDEFQDTDPEQYQIFNAIQVANESHLLLMIGDPKQAIYKFRGGDIFTYLAAREQANYQWFMDTNYRSAQSMVTAYNRVFYGQTLPHNYQQDNGQQDNGQKNNAQKENEQQDNISGTDKVFGYDIQYTPVKAHHQDLFIQCPQTNGLDSSIESPTQPSSNAALHLVCFDDGQQKTETKNQSYRQVMAQWFANEIANLLGRQESPAAQMIEGQHTQVVREQDIAILVRDFGEAQDMQQALREKGLSAVYLSNRENIYQTAEAGFWLRCIQGILHLERDSEFVAALATPLLGVSDQMLYTLQHDETLWESWRERLVELRRLWLNRSFIAMAFKILHEYCQIGQSAGAKSRDRQITNLMHLVELIQAQSQQTANPQQLVDWLQRQVTDPDLNSEAELRLESEDNLIRIVTLHGSKGLEYPIVFVPFATRAKAQVNMAYYQYFQSQAQRSVFYLGNDGNIIQQAQQEQNAEDVRLLYVALTRPVFRCYIGVCQFNGYDSSPLGLTLGLNKQDDLFAAVAQLANSCDAICTTSVNSDELLELSSSSEVKQQESQPVVLQAATFTGQIEKDWMLHSFSALTKNAHHQHVDETSSVIDVKPEDEHIIPADLPAPEPEAPTDIKTCFSFIKGANAGLLLHEILELMDFSQPDFTAAWQLLEATLAEADRPDQAGFIAWLQDILATPLSSVVQQTELLSDEVFCLADLSATQILREVAFYFPMHKLNSQQLLAVLAHHRGKPVDLQLFNQQLQGMMNGIIDLVIEWQGKYYVADYKSNHLGGSYADYHYAAMLQSVESSYYDLQYLIYSLALHRYLRQRLDDYDPEQHFGGAIYLYLRGLAAPQKAQYCPSDFTGVYGTRISVQMLDWLDATFNGEEIPELQHNPADQNVAEIRQGDQI; from the coding sequence ATGACCTCATCACCCTTAGCTTACTTGCAAGTCGAAAGCCTACCGCTTAGCGGCCGTCATTTAATTGAAGCCAGTGCTGGTACAGGTAAAACCTATAATATTACCCGCTTATATTTGCGCTTGCTGCTTGAAAAGCAGTTAACGGTAGAAGAGATCCTCGTGGTGACTTTTACCCAAGCGGCAACAGAAGAATTAAAAGGGCGTATTGGTAAAGAATTACGCGCTGCGTTAAGTCATTGGCAAAAACCTGTATCTGAGCTAGAACCTGTATTTGCTAAACTGGTGCAAACCGTGCCAGAGCAGGAAGCCAAAGCGCGCATTGAGTTAGCCTTGTTGCATTTGGATGAGGCGGCTATTTATACCATTCATGGCTTTTGTTCAAAAGCATTAGCGGAATATAACCTGTTGGCAGGTTTGTCTTTTGATATGCAATTGGCAACAGATACCCGCAAAATGCTGATCCAAGTCATTGAAGATCAGTACCGGCGTATTAACCTTGAGCCGCAAACCTTGCAACTTTTACTAGAAATGGCACCAGATGCTCAGCGCTTTTTAGCCAAGTTTCAGCGCTTAATATCTGACAATTCGCCAATAGAAAATAATAGCCCAACAACGGTTATTGACGATGCGATAGCCAGACAACAAACCACTTATCAAACCTTGTTGGACAACCAAGCCCTGATTGAACAAGAGTTGGTGAATGGGGTAAAAGATCAAGACAAGCATCAAGCCGCATGGCGTGAACTACTGGCCTATTTTGCCAATAGTACGAATTTAACCGAGTTAAAAACCTCGTTAGATAGACAATCTGTAGCCAGCTTACCGCCTTTGTCTAAAGCGATAAAAGACTTTATGCATGGTCGGCGTTTTACCCGCAAAGCTGACGATATAAAACAAAATTTAAAAGCCTGTTTTGATTTAGTAAAAGAATTTGAAGCTAAGGTAATTAAACGCCTTGGTGATGATATTTGCACCGCACAAAAGAACCAACTTGCCGCCCGCCTTATTTTAGCCATCCGCCAGCAAATGGCAGACAATAAACGGCAGCAAGGGGTGATGGATTTTAACGATTTGATTTTGCACTTGGCGCACAGTTTGGCTTTGCAGCCGGAACCGAACTCGCTGCCAAAAACACAGCAAAACCCACAGCAAAGCTCACAGCGTGTGCAAGATGCGGACAATACATTTGCTCAATTACTAAATCGTCAGTACCCCGCCATTTTAGTTGACGAGTTTCAAGATACGGATCCTGAACAGTATCAAATATTTAATGCGATCCAAGTGGCAAACGAGAGTCATTTACTCTTGATGATAGGTGATCCTAAGCAGGCGATCTATAAGTTCCGCGGTGGTGATATTTTTACTTACTTGGCCGCCCGCGAACAGGCCAACTACCAGTGGTTTATGGATACCAACTATCGCTCGGCACAATCTATGGTTACGGCGTATAACCGAGTGTTTTATGGTCAAACCTTGCCCCACAATTACCAACAAGACAACGGCCAACAAGACAACGGGCAAAAAAACAATGCGCAAAAAGAAAATGAGCAACAAGACAATATCAGCGGCACAGACAAGGTGTTTGGTTACGACATTCAATACACGCCAGTTAAAGCCCATCATCAAGATTTATTTATACAATGTCCACAAACTAATGGGTTAGATTCAAGTATAGAATCGCCGACTCAGCCAAGTAGCAACGCCGCTTTACACCTTGTTTGCTTTGATGACGGCCAGCAAAAAACAGAAACTAAAAACCAATCTTACCGGCAAGTGATGGCGCAGTGGTTTGCTAATGAGATCGCTAACTTGCTAGGCCGACAAGAGAGTCCCGCCGCGCAAATGATCGAAGGTCAGCATACTCAGGTTGTGCGCGAACAAGATATCGCCATTCTAGTGCGTGATTTCGGTGAAGCACAGGACATGCAACAAGCCTTGCGCGAAAAAGGTTTAAGTGCCGTGTACCTAAGTAACCGAGAGAATATTTACCAAACTGCAGAAGCTGGATTTTGGTTGCGTTGTATACAAGGAATATTGCATTTGGAGCGCGACAGTGAATTTGTCGCCGCGTTGGCGACGCCACTATTAGGCGTATCTGATCAAATGTTATACACCTTACAGCATGATGAAACCTTGTGGGAAAGCTGGCGAGAGCGCTTAGTCGAGCTACGTCGTCTTTGGTTAAATCGTAGCTTTATCGCTATGGCGTTTAAAATACTGCATGAATACTGCCAAATAGGCCAAAGTGCTGGTGCAAAGAGCCGCGACAGACAAATAACCAATCTAATGCACTTAGTTGAGTTGATCCAAGCGCAAAGTCAGCAAACGGCTAACCCACAGCAATTGGTTGATTGGTTGCAACGCCAAGTGACGGATCCTGATTTAAATAGCGAAGCTGAACTTAGGTTGGAAAGCGAAGACAATTTGATACGTATTGTTACCTTACATGGCAGTAAAGGCTTGGAGTACCCGATTGTTTTTGTGCCCTTTGCTACGCGAGCCAAGGCGCAAGTCAATATGGCTTATTATCAATATTTTCAAAGTCAGGCGCAGCGTTCAGTTTTTTATTTGGGTAACGATGGCAATATTATTCAACAAGCGCAGCAAGAACAAAATGCCGAAGATGTTCGCTTGCTATACGTGGCACTCACTCGACCTGTATTTCGTTGTTACATTGGGGTGTGCCAATTTAATGGCTATGATTCATCGCCATTAGGTTTAACCTTAGGCTTAAACAAACAAGATGATCTTTTTGCTGCCGTTGCGCAGTTAGCTAACAGTTGCGATGCCATTTGTACGACATCGGTTAACAGCGATGAGTTACTTGAGTTGTCATCCTCTAGCGAGGTTAAGCAACAAGAGAGTCAGCCTGTTGTGTTACAAGCGGCAACCTTTACAGGCCAAATTGAAAAAGATTGGATGCTGCATTCCTTTTCGGCATTAACCAAAAATGCTCATCATCAGCATGTTGACGAGACTAGCTCGGTTATTGATGTTAAGCCTGAAGACGAGCACATTATTCCGGCTGATTTACCCGCTCCAGAGCCTGAAGCACCGACTGATATTAAAACCTGTTTTAGTTTTATTAAAGGGGCGAATGCCGGACTCTTGTTGCATGAAATTCTAGAGCTAATGGATTTTTCCCAACCTGATTTTACGGCGGCTTGGCAATTACTGGAAGCCACCTTAGCCGAAGCGGATAGACCCGATCAAGCCGGTTTTATCGCTTGGTTACAAGATATATTAGCCACCCCGCTAAGCAGTGTAGTGCAACAAACTGAATTGTTAAGTGACGAGGTGTTTTGTTTGGCGGATTTATCAGCAACGCAAATCCTGCGCGAAGTGGCCTTTTATTTTCCAATGCACAAACTGAATAGCCAACAATTGCTGGCCGTGTTGGCGCATCACAGAGGCAAGCCGGTCGATTTGCAGCTGTTTAATCAACAACTGCAAGGCATGATGAACGGGATAATAGATTTAGTCATCGAGTGGCAGGGTAAATACTATGTGGCAGATTATAAGTCTAATCATTTGGGGGGCTCTTACGCCGATTATCATTACGCTGCCATGTTACAAAGTGTGGAGTCTAGCTATTACGACTTACAGTATTTGATTTATAGTTTGGCGCTTCATCGATATTTGCGGCAACGCCTAGACGATTACGATCCTGAACAGCATTTTGGTGGCGCGATTTATTTATATTTACGCGGCTTAGCGGCACCGCAAAAAGCACAATATTGCCCTAGTGATTTTACCGGTGTCTACGGCACTCGGATCAGTGTCCAAATGTTGGACTGGTTAGATGCAACCTTTAATGGTGAAGAAATACCCGAGCTACAGCACAACCCAGCAGATCAGAATGTTGCAGAGATCCGGCAAGGAGATCAAATCTAA